A genomic segment from Propioniciclava sp. MC1595 encodes:
- a CDS encoding DUF58 domain-containing protein, which produces MRSLPTPTPRTLALWVGGALLMTLGVALGNQDVVWPALFLVLLPLLALLTVLVLRPHFTVERTITPPVVGAGEPATVHTVARVTRPSPAGTVVAEDDPGHRLGTPHHARLEASRAGQATGTTYPIRGRHRGRYTLDGFRIRFSDLLGFWVHTVRLPQPTPFVVTPAVVPLPPARASAYGATGETPIPQTAISGPDDAMVREYQPRDDVRRIHWPSTARSGTLMVRREEAAWDPTAWVMLDSRAGVHDEERGERPTFEWLVSAVASVGLRLLADGYTVTLVDASGTRHDVAADRPAARAEWLDPLVDVQVSAALDLHEATVRMAQATSEHLFVALVGLLDRGTADLLAATTASRQRRLVLVVAPRPAARPAFEDGRAILVDHGWTVHEVSVDADLAGVWESASGGVA; this is translated from the coding sequence ATGAGGTCCCTGCCGACGCCCACCCCGCGCACGCTCGCCCTCTGGGTGGGCGGTGCGCTGCTGATGACCCTCGGCGTCGCCCTGGGCAACCAGGACGTCGTGTGGCCGGCCCTGTTCCTCGTCCTGCTCCCCCTGCTCGCGCTGCTGACGGTGCTGGTGCTGCGGCCCCACTTCACCGTCGAGCGCACCATCACCCCGCCGGTCGTCGGCGCCGGCGAGCCCGCCACCGTGCACACGGTCGCGCGGGTCACGCGCCCGAGCCCGGCGGGCACGGTCGTCGCCGAGGACGACCCGGGCCACCGCCTCGGCACCCCCCACCACGCGCGCCTGGAGGCCTCGAGGGCGGGGCAGGCCACCGGCACCACGTACCCGATCCGCGGGCGTCACCGCGGGCGGTACACGCTGGACGGGTTCCGGATCCGGTTCAGCGACCTCCTCGGCTTCTGGGTGCACACCGTGCGCCTGCCGCAGCCCACGCCCTTCGTGGTCACGCCCGCCGTGGTGCCGCTGCCCCCGGCGCGCGCCAGCGCCTACGGCGCGACCGGCGAGACGCCGATCCCGCAGACGGCCATCTCCGGCCCCGACGACGCCATGGTCCGCGAGTACCAGCCGCGCGATGACGTCCGGCGCATCCACTGGCCGTCCACGGCCCGCAGCGGCACGCTCATGGTGCGCCGCGAGGAGGCGGCCTGGGACCCGACGGCCTGGGTGATGCTCGACTCGCGCGCCGGCGTCCACGACGAGGAGCGCGGGGAGCGCCCGACCTTCGAGTGGCTGGTGTCCGCGGTGGCGTCCGTGGGCCTGCGCCTGCTCGCCGACGGCTACACGGTCACGCTCGTCGACGCGAGCGGGACCCGCCACGACGTCGCGGCCGACCGACCCGCGGCCCGCGCCGAGTGGCTCGACCCGCTGGTCGACGTGCAGGTGAGCGCCGCGCTCGACCTGCACGAGGCCACCGTGCGCATGGCGCAGGCCACGTCCGAGCATCTCTTCGTCGCGCTGGTCGGCCTGCTCGACCGCGGGACCGCCGACCTGCTCGCCGCCACGACTGCCTCCCGCCAGCGCCGGCTGGTGCTGGTGGTGGCCCCCCGACCCGCGGCGCGTCCGGCCTTCGAGGACGGGCGGGCCATCCTGGTCGACCACGGCTGGACCGTGCACGAGGTGTCGGTCGACGCCGACCTCGCCGGGGTCTGGGAGTCGGCGTCGGGGGGTGTCGCATGA
- a CDS encoding MoxR family ATPase has product MTTNTTAVDVTEVTGLAQRLRDSVGAVIEGKPDAVEMALVVLLAGGHLLIEDVPGVGKTMLARTLARSIDCSVRRIQFTADLLPSDITGVSVFNPQTRGFEFKPGGVFANIVIGDEINRASPKTQSALLEAMEEARVSVDGTTHELPSPFMVFATQNPIEMQGTYPLPEAQRDRFMASISMGYPTRAAELDMLEHHGARNPLDDLRPVTDAAGILAARRQVGEVFVHSALKDYVVSIVSATRTSDSLRLGASPRASLQLLRASRARAAMQGRGYVIPEDVDVLTVPVLAHRVLLSHRAHTSQASTADVLASIVAAIPTPRRT; this is encoded by the coding sequence GTGACCACGAACACCACAGCCGTCGACGTGACCGAGGTGACCGGGCTGGCCCAGCGCCTCCGCGACTCCGTGGGGGCGGTGATCGAGGGCAAGCCGGACGCCGTGGAGATGGCGCTGGTCGTCCTCCTCGCCGGGGGCCACCTGCTCATCGAGGACGTTCCGGGCGTCGGCAAGACGATGCTCGCCCGCACCCTGGCCCGCTCGATCGACTGCTCCGTCCGCCGGATCCAGTTCACGGCCGACCTGCTGCCCAGCGACATCACCGGCGTGTCGGTGTTCAACCCCCAGACCCGCGGCTTCGAGTTCAAGCCGGGCGGGGTGTTCGCCAACATCGTCATCGGCGACGAGATCAACCGGGCCTCGCCCAAGACCCAGTCGGCGCTGCTCGAGGCGATGGAGGAGGCCCGCGTCTCCGTCGACGGCACCACCCACGAGCTCCCCAGCCCGTTCATGGTGTTCGCCACCCAGAACCCGATCGAGATGCAGGGCACCTACCCCCTGCCCGAGGCGCAGCGCGACCGGTTCATGGCGTCCATCTCCATGGGCTACCCGACCCGCGCCGCCGAGCTCGACATGCTCGAGCACCACGGCGCCAGGAACCCCCTGGACGACCTGCGCCCCGTGACCGACGCCGCGGGCATCCTCGCCGCCCGCCGCCAGGTCGGCGAGGTCTTCGTCCACTCGGCGCTCAAGGACTACGTGGTGTCGATCGTCTCCGCCACGCGCACCTCCGACTCCCTGCGCCTGGGCGCCTCGCCGCGCGCCAGCCTGCAGCTGCTCCGGGCCTCCCGGGCGCGCGCCGCCATGCAGGGCCGCGGCTACGTCATCCCCGAGGACGTGGACGTGCTCACCGTGCCGGTCCTGGCCCACCGCGTCCTGCTGAGCCACCGCGCCCACACGTCGCAGGCCTCCACCGCCGACGTGCTGGCCTCGATCGTCGCGGCGATCCCGACCCCGCGCCGCACTTGA
- the mraZ gene encoding division/cell wall cluster transcriptional repressor MraZ yields MFLGTHFPKVDDKNRFVLPAKFREELRGGLVIAKGQERCLAIYTVEEFQRQAQAAMSGPSTLRGIRDFQRMFAAGASQEVLDSQGRVTIPPVLRGYAGLDKEIAVIGAFNRVEVWDLAAWEAYQAAQDEEFARMDEEIFPGGATRLQD; encoded by the coding sequence ATGTTCTTGGGCACCCATTTCCCCAAGGTGGACGACAAGAACCGCTTCGTCCTCCCGGCGAAGTTCCGTGAGGAACTCCGTGGCGGACTGGTGATCGCCAAGGGGCAGGAGCGCTGCCTGGCGATCTACACCGTCGAGGAGTTCCAGCGGCAGGCGCAGGCGGCGATGAGCGGTCCCTCGACCCTGAGGGGGATCCGTGACTTCCAGCGCATGTTCGCCGCGGGTGCCTCACAGGAGGTGCTCGACAGCCAGGGGCGCGTGACGATCCCGCCGGTCCTCAGGGGCTACGCGGGGCTGGACAAGGAGATCGCCGTGATCGGTGCGTTCAACCGGGTTGAGGTCTGGGACCTCGCCGCCTGGGAGGCGTACCAGGCCGCGCAGGACGAGGAGTTCGCGCGGATGGACGAGGAGATCTTCCCGGGCGGGGCGACCCGCCTGCAGGACTGA